A DNA window from Amphiprion ocellaris isolate individual 3 ecotype Okinawa chromosome 8, ASM2253959v1, whole genome shotgun sequence contains the following coding sequences:
- the LOC111584480 gene encoding tubulin alpha-1A chain-like — MRECISVHVGQAGVQIGNACWELYCYEHGIQPDGQMPREKAVGGGDDSFSTFFNETGAGKHVPRAVFVDLEPTVIDEVRTGTYRQLFHPEQLITGKEDAANNYARGHYTIGKEIIDLVLDRIRKLADQCTGLQGFLVFHSFGGGTGSGFTSLLMERLSVDYGKKSKLEFSIYPAPQVSTAVVEPYNSILTTHTTLEHSDCAFMVDNEAIYDICCRNLDIVRPTYTNLNRLMGQIVSSITASLRFDGALNVDLTEFQTNLVPYPRIHFPLVSYAPVISAEKAYHEQLTVAEITNACFEPANQMVKCDPRHGKYMACCLLFRGDVVPKDVNAAISTIKMKRTIQFVDWCPTGFKVGINYQPPTVVPGGDLAKVQRAVCMLSNTTAVAEAWARLDHKFDLMYAKRAFVHWYVGEGMEEGEFSEAREDMAALEKDYEEVGVDSVEGEGEEEGEEY, encoded by the exons ATG CGAGAGTGTATCTCCGTCCACGTTGGTCAGGCTGGAGTCCAGATTGGCAACGCCTGCTGGGAGCTTTACTGCTATGAACATGGGATCCAGCCAGATGGACAGATGCCCCGTGAGAAGGCtgttggaggaggagatgattcCTTCAGCACCTTCTTCAACGAGACTGGAGCTGGAAAGCACGTCCCCAGAGCTGTGTTCGTGGACCTGGAGCCCACTGTCATTG ATGAGGTTCGCACTGGGACCTACCGCCAGCTGTTCCATCCTGAGCAGCTGATCACTGGCAAAGAGGATGCTGCCAACAACTACGCCCGTGGACACTACACCATCGGTAAAGAGATCATTGATCTGGTTCTGGACAGGATCCGCAAACTG GCTGACCAGTGCACTGGTCTTCAGGGCTTCCTGGTGTTTCACAGCTTTGGTGGAGGCACCGGCTCTGGTTTCACCTCCCTGCTGATGGAGCGTCTCTCTGTTGACTACGGCAAGAAGTCCAAGCTGGAGTTCTCCATCTACCCAGCTCCCCAGGTGTCCACTGCTGTGGTGGAGCCCTACAACTCCATCCTGACCACCCACACCACCCTGGAGCACTCTGACTGTGCCTTCATGGTGGATAATGAGGCCATCTACGACATCTGCTGTAGGAACCTGGATATCGTGCGTCCCACCTACACCAACCTGAACAGGCTGATGGGTCAGATTGTGTCCTCCATCACTGCTTCTCTTCGTTTTGATGGAGCCCTGAATGTTGATCTGACAGAGTTCCAGACCAACTTGGTTCCATATCCCCGCATCCACTTCCCTCTGGTCTCCTATGCTCCTGTCATCTCCGCTGAGAAGGCTTACCATGAGCAGCTAACTGTGGCTGAGATCACTAACGCCTGCTTCGAGCCGGCCAATCAGATGGTGAAATGTGACCCTCGCCACGGCAAGTACATGGCTTGTTGTCTTTTGTTCCGCGGTGATGTGGTGCCCAAAGATGTCAACGCTGCCATTTCCACTATTAAAATGAAGCGCACCATCCAGTTTGTGGACTGGTGTCCCACCGGCTTCAAGGTTGGCATCAACTACCAGCCGCCCACCGTGGTTCCTGGTGGAGATCTGGCCAAGGTCCAGAGGGCCGTGTGCATGCTGAGCAACACCACTGCTGTGGCCGAGGCCTGGGCTCGGCTGGACCACAAGTTTGATCTGATGTACGCTAAGCGGGCCTTTGTTCACTGGTATGTAGGTGAGGGTATGGAGGAGGGAGAGTTCTCTGAGGCCAGAGAGGACATGGCAGCTCTAGAGAAGGATTATGAGGAGGTGGGAGTCGACAGTGTTGAGggtgagggagaggaggaaggagaggagtaTTAA